The Spirosoma foliorum genome has a window encoding:
- a CDS encoding DUF6934 family protein, with product MNEPTYPLVISNNALTYRFDSISDQLIIHKAIEFSPFPSNAIFYNLALLDIEDGGTANDLAVSNNQDMNRVIATVFKAILLFFEKYPNKLVYFKGSDEAGLRTRLYRVLISRELEKVNKMFAVYGQLTEDTYEEFIPNRPYIAFIFQLKH from the coding sequence ATGAATGAGCCCACTTATCCGTTAGTAATTAGTAATAATGCCTTAACTTATAGATTCGATAGCATTAGTGATCAGTTAATAATTCATAAAGCTATTGAGTTTAGTCCTTTTCCTTCAAATGCTATCTTTTACAATCTAGCCTTGTTAGATATAGAAGACGGTGGCACTGCAAATGACTTGGCTGTTAGTAATAACCAAGACATGAATCGAGTTATCGCCACTGTTTTTAAAGCTATTCTGTTATTCTTTGAAAAATACCCAAACAAGCTAGTTTATTTTAAAGGTAGTGATGAAGCAGGACTGCGTACTCGTTTATATCGAGTCCTCATTTCGAGAGAACTGGAAAAGGTAAATAAGATGTTTGCCGTTTATGGTCAACTTACGGAAGACACCTACGAAGAATTTATTCCTAACAGACCTTATATCGCCTTCATTTTTCAACTTAAGCACTAG
- a CDS encoding phosphoribosylanthranilate isomerase, whose product MKIKVCGLRDADNLKEIAALHPDFVGFIFYDQSPRFVGEDLDEAVVKALPKSIRKVGVFVNASPDFILRSVKKYDFQYVQLHGNETPEYCRSLRNRGINIIKAFRVDESFNFSMLNNYKAQCDFFLFDAKGDQPGGNGHTFDWSILSRYDNEKPFFISGGIGLDNLDQLDMLKGMKLYGVDVNSQVEIAPGVKDVAKVKELIDRVRPVEEEETV is encoded by the coding sequence ATGAAAATCAAAGTGTGCGGTCTACGCGACGCCGACAACCTGAAAGAGATTGCCGCCCTGCATCCCGATTTTGTAGGATTTATTTTCTACGATCAATCGCCACGCTTTGTGGGTGAAGATTTAGATGAAGCTGTTGTAAAAGCCTTGCCCAAGTCGATTCGGAAAGTAGGCGTGTTCGTAAACGCCAGTCCGGATTTTATTCTTCGATCGGTTAAGAAGTACGATTTTCAGTATGTGCAACTGCATGGCAACGAAACGCCAGAATACTGCCGGAGCCTGCGCAACCGGGGAATTAACATCATCAAGGCATTTCGGGTCGATGAGTCGTTCAACTTTTCGATGCTGAATAACTACAAAGCGCAATGCGACTTCTTCCTGTTCGATGCCAAAGGCGATCAGCCGGGTGGCAACGGGCACACGTTCGACTGGAGCATCCTGAGTCGGTATGATAACGAAAAGCCATTTTTCATCAGCGGTGGCATTGGCTTGGACAACCTCGACCAACTGGACATGCTGAAAGGCATGAAGCTCTACGGCGTTGACGTAAACAGCCAGGTTGAAATTGCTCCCGGCGTGAAAGACGTTGCCAAAGTAAAGGAATTGATCGACCGCGTACGACCCGTTGAAGAGGAAGAGACGGTGTAA
- the trpC gene encoding indole-3-glycerol phosphate synthase TrpC: protein MTILDEIIAQKRIEVAQRKEATPVAILEQMPDFKRICLSSRDAVQDLHSTGIIAEFKRKSPSKGIINDKADVAETTQGYVRAGAAVLSVLTDEPFFGGTPADLQAARLANPNTPILRKDFVVDRYQLLEAKAWGADLVLLIAACLTPEEVAELSMQAHDLSLQVLLEVHDEEELDRSLNPNIDLVGVNNRNLKTFKTSVDTSLRLVERIPDTFAKITESGLHDAETMLTLFRAGFDGFLIGEAFMKTADPAAALQTLVTDFTSRMLTSSNLYNS, encoded by the coding sequence ATGACGATTCTTGACGAAATAATTGCCCAAAAACGAATCGAAGTAGCCCAGCGAAAAGAAGCGACCCCCGTAGCGATATTGGAACAGATGCCTGACTTCAAACGTATCTGCCTGTCTTCACGCGATGCGGTTCAGGATTTACACTCGACAGGCATTATTGCTGAGTTCAAGCGAAAATCGCCCTCCAAAGGTATTATCAACGACAAAGCCGATGTGGCCGAAACTACGCAGGGTTATGTGCGGGCGGGCGCGGCTGTGCTGTCGGTTCTCACCGATGAGCCTTTCTTTGGCGGAACCCCTGCCGATTTACAGGCGGCACGATTAGCCAACCCCAACACCCCGATTCTTCGCAAAGATTTCGTCGTTGACCGCTATCAGTTGCTCGAAGCAAAAGCCTGGGGTGCCGATCTGGTTCTGCTTATTGCCGCCTGTCTGACACCAGAAGAGGTCGCCGAACTCAGTATGCAGGCTCATGATTTGAGTCTACAGGTCTTGCTCGAAGTTCATGATGAAGAAGAACTGGATCGAAGCCTGAATCCAAACATTGATTTAGTAGGAGTCAATAACCGGAATCTAAAAACGTTCAAAACCTCGGTCGATACCTCACTTCGGCTGGTTGAACGAATTCCCGATACGTTTGCCAAGATTACTGAAAGTGGCCTACACGATGCCGAAACGATGCTTACCCTGTTCCGGGCGGGTTTCGATGGTTTCCTGATCGGCGAAGCGTTTATGAAAACAGCCGACCCAGCCGCTGCTTTACAAACGTTAGTCACTGATTTTACTTCACGCATGCTCACTTCTTCAAACTTGTACAACTCATGA